A stretch of the Bacteroidota bacterium genome encodes the following:
- the rpsC gene encoding 30S ribosomal protein S3, protein MGQKANPIGLRLGVNRGWDSNWFEKRDCGVKLLEDITVRNYIRTRLKKAGISKIMIERTPKHARITIFTSRPGIVIGRSGQEITKLEEELKKISNKEVKLLISEIKRPELDAYLVAETIAGQIEGRVSFRRAMKSSITSAMRMGSEGIRIMCAGRLGGAEIARTEQYKEGRIPLHTLRADIDYATTTAQTIYGAIGIKVWICKGEILGGTPY, encoded by the coding sequence ATGGGCCAAAAAGCAAATCCAATTGGACTTCGTTTAGGTGTAAATCGTGGCTGGGATTCAAACTGGTTCGAAAAAAGAGATTGTGGAGTCAAATTATTAGAAGATATAACTGTCCGTAATTATATCCGTACCCGGTTAAAAAAAGCTGGTATATCAAAAATTATGATCGAACGAACACCAAAACATGCCCGCATAACAATTTTTACATCACGCCCAGGTATTGTTATCGGACGGAGTGGTCAGGAAATTACTAAATTAGAAGAAGAACTGAAAAAGATTTCAAACAAAGAAGTTAAACTTCTGATAAGCGAAATTAAACGACCGGAATTGGATGCCTATTTAGTTGCAGAAACTATCGCCGGACAAATCGAGGGTCGAGTTTCGTTCCGTCGCGCTATGAAGAGCTCTATAACTTCGGCAATGCGTATGGGTTCCGAAGGAATCCGTATAATGTGTGCAGGTCGGTTAGGCGGCGCCGAAATTGCACGAACAGAACAATACAAAGAAGGCAGAATTCCACTGCATACTCTGCGTGCCGATATCGATTATGCTACAACAACCGCCCAAACAATTTACGGTGCCATCGGTATTAAAGTATGGATTTGTAAAGGCGAAATTTTAGGCGGCACTCCTTATTAA